The Thermoanaerobacterales bacterium genome contains a region encoding:
- a CDS encoding copper amine oxidase N-terminal domain-containing protein, which yields MRRKWGIGLLIVPALLFYAPAASAQDIRLAVDGREHSISGAQIRDGQLFVPLPQFCRALGLEIHKYAGDERLYLSGDGMAVSLEIVPGRDYVGKGGVEVPLSRGAVKHGNQVYVPLRPLAELLDYQVTYRQGVVTLSFPTARAAPVEYPDHEGRRWDIYLRQPLITSMAADDLYYWAGTATGGILRITRSNPQEMVQFTTFNSDLPDSRIRLVETTPDGTKWALTGAGLVRFSGGESGFETVGDPYEPRECLVTTAPDGAKWLYDGRLAHLTGDGEAVFADTPEKIVSMAVDRDGVLWVIGESGKAYSRTEDGGFKECTALNPYIDRNHGGRIERVFVDSDGTKWFVLFLDFCPPESWHPFMIQRRLLHLLPDGQVEVIGEEQGVDRNWWIAGFVPQPNGDKLLLVTERVSLDATRDYLVTLDGRRKALKDKQEYGHSANANGQRYLVSRDSGYFCCLEEGRKPLVFKCNAKTFRYGGKAFFLDGWLWFAERDALYRIDREGKAQKFSHPQNYIFGPVVKVERKDGAHRFFVCSPAGSDNDSRIVILTGDGHLVCTNNWFGGNFFYREGIDHHTLYNKQREMSDRLGGNVWVEDVIYELEGDYQYMLCNDTETSRGYIVAVDGQDNVIRSENDLPDLGRSRIFYIDPEGGTWAVFQDGVLKFSIAGGRLTTEQVVLSPLEGGVNYMLLDGDSLWLATDGGVARTVIAGDCPV from the coding sequence ATGAGAAGAAAATGGGGCATCGGGTTACTGATTGTGCCGGCATTACTTTTCTATGCCCCCGCGGCCTCCGCGCAGGATATCAGGCTTGCGGTGGACGGCAGGGAGCATTCAATTTCCGGTGCGCAAATCCGGGACGGGCAACTGTTCGTGCCGTTGCCGCAGTTTTGCCGGGCTCTCGGTCTCGAGATACATAAGTATGCCGGAGATGAACGGCTGTACCTGTCCGGGGACGGAATGGCCGTCTCCCTGGAAATCGTACCCGGCCGGGACTACGTGGGGAAGGGCGGGGTGGAAGTCCCCCTGAGCAGGGGCGCCGTAAAGCACGGGAACCAGGTTTACGTCCCCTTGAGGCCGCTGGCCGAACTCCTGGATTACCAGGTCACCTACCGGCAGGGAGTGGTGACCCTCTCTTTTCCCACCGCCCGGGCCGCGCCCGTTGAGTATCCCGACCACGAGGGCCGCCGGTGGGACATCTACCTGCGCCAGCCGCTGATCACTTCCATGGCTGCCGACGACCTGTATTACTGGGCCGGAACCGCGACGGGCGGCATCCTGCGCATCACGCGCTCCAACCCGCAAGAAATGGTCCAGTTCACCACCTTCAACAGCGACCTGCCCGACAGCCGCATCAGGCTGGTCGAAACGACCCCCGACGGAACGAAGTGGGCGTTGACGGGCGCCGGCCTGGTCCGGTTTTCCGGCGGGGAATCCGGCTTCGAAACGGTCGGGGACCCGTACGAACCGCGGGAGTGCCTGGTGACGACGGCCCCGGACGGTGCAAAGTGGCTCTACGACGGCCGGCTGGCGCACCTGACCGGCGACGGGGAAGCGGTGTTTGCCGACACACCGGAGAAGATCGTGTCGATGGCGGTCGACCGCGACGGCGTGCTGTGGGTGATCGGGGAATCGGGCAAAGCATACTCCCGGACGGAAGACGGCGGGTTCAAAGAGTGCACGGCCCTCAACCCGTACATCGACCGGAACCACGGGGGGCGGATTGAAAGAGTCTTTGTGGACAGCGACGGGACCAAGTGGTTCGTTCTTTTCCTCGATTTCTGTCCGCCGGAGAGCTGGCATCCGTTTATGATCCAGAGAAGGCTTTTGCACCTGCTCCCTGACGGTCAGGTGGAGGTCATCGGGGAGGAACAGGGTGTCGACCGCAACTGGTGGATCGCCGGGTTTGTTCCCCAGCCCAACGGAGACAAGCTCCTGCTGGTGACCGAGCGCGTAAGCCTTGATGCCACCAGGGACTACCTGGTGACTTTAGACGGGCGCAGGAAGGCGCTGAAGGACAAACAGGAATACGGCCACTCTGCCAACGCCAACGGACAGCGCTACCTGGTGAGCCGGGATTCCGGATATTTCTGCTGCCTGGAAGAAGGCCGAAAGCCCCTGGTTTTCAAGTGCAACGCCAAAACCTTCAGATATGGGGGTAAGGCGTTCTTTCTCGACGGTTGGCTATGGTTTGCAGAACGCGACGCGCTCTACCGCATTGACCGTGAGGGCAAGGCCCAAAAGTTCAGCCATCCCCAAAACTATATCTTCGGTCCCGTAGTGAAGGTGGAGAGAAAGGACGGCGCTCACCGCTTCTTTGTGTGCTCCCCCGCAGGTTCGGACAACGACAGTCGTATCGTTATTCTTACAGGTGACGGGCATTTAGTCTGCACAAACAACTGGTTCGGGGGGAACTTCTTCTACCGGGAGGGCATTGACCATCACACGCTCTACAACAAGCAGCGCGAGATGTCCGACCGGCTGGGAGGCAACGTCTGGGTGGAGGACGTAATCTACGAACTGGAAGGCGATTACCAGTACATGCTGTGCAATGATACCGAAACGTCCAGGGGGTACATTGTGGCGGTTGACGGGCAGGACAATGTCATCCGCAGCGAAAACGATCTGCCTGACCTGGGGCGCTCCAGAATCTTCTACATCGACCCTGAAGGAGGGACGTGGGCCGTGTTCCAGGACGGTGTCCTCAAGTTCAGCATTGCGGGCGGGCGCCTCACCACGGAGCAGGTCGTCCTGTCGCCTCTTGAAGGCGGGGTGAACTACATGCTGCTGGACGGGGACTCCTTGTGGCTGGCTACCGACGGCGGCGTGGCGCGGACCGTAATAGCGGGGGATTGCCCGGTTTGA
- a CDS encoding SagB/ThcOx family dehydrogenase has product MLLEIGPLFQARTKHSRSGLARSRPVPVARPEPVKAYAGTERVPLPAPEEEGGAPLWEVIRRRRSRRRYDGAAPVTTEELSQLLWTTQGITRRSKGFALRAAPSAGALYPIETYLAVRRVEGLKPGLYHYLADLHCLERLRDGSFARNIAEAALDQGFVARADAVFVWSAVFARAAWKYGDRAYRYVYLDAGHIAQNLLLAATALGLGSCPIGAFFDDQLNAVLGLDGMEEGVIYLATVGRPRELVPS; this is encoded by the coding sequence ATGCTGCTGGAGATCGGGCCCCTTTTTCAGGCCCGGACCAAGCACAGCCGCTCAGGCCTTGCCCGCTCCCGCCCGGTACCGGTGGCACGGCCGGAGCCGGTTAAGGCGTACGCCGGCACGGAAAGGGTGCCCCTGCCCGCCCCCGAGGAAGAGGGCGGTGCGCCGCTGTGGGAGGTCATCCGCCGCCGCCGCAGCCGGCGGCGCTACGACGGAGCGGCGCCGGTAACCACGGAGGAATTGTCCCAGCTGTTATGGACGACACAGGGCATCACCCGCCGTTCAAAGGGGTTCGCCCTGCGGGCCGCACCCTCGGCCGGCGCCCTCTACCCCATTGAGACCTACCTGGCCGTCCGCCGGGTGGAAGGGCTTAAGCCGGGTCTTTACCACTACCTGGCCGACCTGCACTGCCTGGAGAGACTCAGGGATGGCTCCTTCGCCCGGAACATAGCCGAGGCCGCCCTGGACCAGGGTTTTGTGGCCCGCGCGGACGCAGTGTTCGTCTGGTCGGCGGTCTTCGCCCGCGCGGCCTGGAAGTACGGTGACCGCGCCTACCGTTACGTCTACCTGGACGCCGGGCATATCGCCCAGAACCTGTTGCTGGCGGCCACGGCCCTGGGGCTGGGGTCGTGCCCCATCGGCGCTTTCTTTGACGACCAGTTGAACGCCGTCCTGGGCCTGGACGGGATGGAGGAGGGCGTCATCTACCTGGCCACTGTCGGCCGCCCCCGGGAATTGGTTCCTTCATAG
- a CDS encoding PIN domain-containing protein, with the protein MNSPSAEGMMMQVVKMLPITPERWQRAWELFVRYSDKDFSFTDCTSFAVMNELKLPAALAFDHHFRRMGFITLPEGLA; encoded by the coding sequence GTGAATTCGCCCAGCGCGGAGGGGATGATGATGCAGGTCGTCAAGATGCTGCCGATCACCCCGGAAAGGTGGCAGAGGGCCTGGGAACTCTTTGTCCGGTACAGCGACAAGGACTTCTCTTTCACCGATTGTACGAGTTTCGCGGTAATGAATGAGCTCAAGCTCCCGGCCGCCCTGGCTTTTGACCACCACTTCCGGCGGATGGGCTTTATCACGCTCCCTGAAGGGTTAGCCTGA
- a CDS encoding PRC-barrel domain-containing protein, giving the protein MRKSSELLGLPVISLEEGAKVGHIKGLILNPTAKALVALVVEGRGVFKEQRFIPFAKVHSMGANAVTVSRGQTAQKAANLPEMVQLWKDRTPLVGARVVTESGDILGTVVDYGIDPPTGAVAGLEVAPSSLGATLKGRSWMPAGTLRTLGKEIIVVSDEAREEITPLDGGLEQRARRLTEKLKGRGLRWRKRTARAEKEDQDFNF; this is encoded by the coding sequence GTGCGTAAGTCCAGTGAACTCCTGGGCCTGCCCGTGATCAGCCTGGAGGAAGGGGCGAAGGTGGGCCACATCAAGGGCCTGATTCTCAACCCAACCGCAAAGGCCCTCGTCGCCCTGGTGGTCGAGGGGCGCGGGGTGTTTAAAGAGCAAAGGTTCATCCCCTTCGCCAAGGTCCACTCCATGGGAGCCAACGCCGTCACGGTCTCCCGCGGCCAGACCGCCCAGAAGGCCGCCAACCTGCCGGAGATGGTCCAGCTCTGGAAGGACCGCACCCCCCTCGTCGGGGCACGCGTCGTCACCGAGAGCGGCGACATCCTGGGCACGGTGGTGGACTACGGCATCGACCCGCCGACCGGCGCCGTCGCCGGCCTGGAGGTCGCGCCGTCCTCCCTCGGGGCCACCCTCAAGGGCCGCTCCTGGATGCCCGCCGGCACCCTGCGAACCCTGGGCAAGGAGATCATCGTCGTCAGCGACGAGGCCCGCGAGGAGATCACCCCCCTCGACGGCGGCCTGGAACAGCGGGCGCGCCGGCTCACCGAGAAACTCAAGGGCCGCGGTCTTCGCTGGCGTAAGCGCACGGCCCGGGCGGAGAAAGAAGACCAAGACTTCAACTTCTGA
- a CDS encoding GntR family transcriptional regulator — MQLLISQHNPVPLYQQIVEQVRDRIMRGELAPGEPLPSIRELARELVTSVITTKRAYLELEREGLIVTRQGVGSFVAAVDPAALAAARRKAARELLRRAVERARETGVGDRDIARMVEEILAVKEGEKE; from the coding sequence ATGCAACTCCTCATCTCCCAGCACAACCCGGTGCCTCTCTACCAGCAGATCGTGGAGCAGGTCCGCGACCGGATCATGCGGGGGGAACTCGCCCCCGGTGAACCTCTCCCCTCGATCCGCGAGCTGGCCCGGGAACTGGTGACCAGTGTAATCACCACCAAGCGCGCCTACCTGGAACTGGAGCGCGAAGGGCTCATCGTCACCCGGCAGGGGGTGGGCAGCTTCGTGGCGGCGGTCGATCCCGCCGCCCTGGCGGCGGCGCGCCGGAAGGCGGCGCGGGAGCTTCTGCGCCGGGCGGTGGAGAGGGCGCGGGAGACGGGGGTAGGGGACCGGGACATCGCCCGGATGGTCGAAGAAATCCTGGCCGTGAAGGAAGGGGAGAAGGAATGA
- a CDS encoding ATP-binding cassette domain-containing protein, whose amino-acid sequence MSVHPVPREWAEGDAPPALRLAGVTKRYPGFALRDVDLELPPGRIMGLVGPNGAGKSTLIKIVLNLVRPDAGRVTVFGLDHREREPAVKSLVGYVPEENRLYEDLSGAWLARFVSRYYPAWDDRLFARLTAGFKVPVEKKVRELSKGNRMKLSVALALAHRPRLVLLDEPTSGVDPVTRHELMEELLEVIMDEERAVLFSSHITEDIEKVADTVTFLVDGRIALTGEKDAVTESWKRLAFRPADAAGAEAARGLFPYVVIRDGEVTAVTGSFTPEVLAAARELAAGPVRVQPMGLEEILLTLVREGE is encoded by the coding sequence ATGAGTGTTCATCCCGTGCCGCGGGAATGGGCGGAGGGCGATGCGCCGCCGGCCCTGCGCCTGGCCGGCGTCACCAAGCGCTACCCGGGCTTTGCCCTGCGGGATGTCGACCTGGAGTTGCCGCCGGGCCGGATCATGGGCCTGGTCGGGCCGAACGGCGCCGGGAAGAGCACCCTGATCAAGATCGTCCTCAACCTGGTCCGCCCGGACGCCGGGCGGGTGACGGTCTTCGGGCTGGACCACCGGGAGCGCGAGCCGGCGGTGAAGAGCCTGGTCGGCTACGTTCCGGAGGAGAACCGCCTCTACGAGGACCTGAGCGGTGCCTGGCTCGCCCGGTTTGTCTCCCGTTACTACCCCGCCTGGGACGACCGGCTGTTCGCGCGGTTGACCGCCGGGTTCAAGGTGCCCGTGGAGAAAAAGGTGCGGGAGCTTTCCAAGGGCAACCGCATGAAGCTCTCTGTGGCCCTCGCCCTGGCGCACCGGCCGCGGTTGGTCCTTCTCGATGAACCCACCTCCGGGGTCGACCCGGTGACGCGGCACGAATTGATGGAGGAACTCCTGGAGGTCATCATGGACGAAGAACGGGCGGTGCTTTTCTCGTCGCACATCACCGAAGACATAGAAAAGGTCGCCGATACGGTGACGTTCCTGGTCGACGGGCGGATCGCCCTGACCGGGGAGAAGGACGCGGTCACGGAGTCCTGGAAACGCCTCGCCTTCCGGCCGGCGGACGCCGCAGGGGCGGAAGCGGCCCGCGGGTTGTTCCCCTATGTCGTGATCCGGGACGGCGAGGTGACGGCGGTGACCGGAAGCTTCACGCCGGAGGTTCTGGCCGCGGCGCGGGAGTTGGCCGCGGGTCCGGTCCGGGTACAGCCCATGGGGCTGGAGGAGATTCTGTTGACGCTGGTGCGCGAGGGGGAATGA
- a CDS encoding ABC-2 transporter permease — protein MWGLIYKDFYQQARNLGIMIVITLVLVVYAAATGGGAGVIAVVAIVVTLNFVLRNGYIEDRNNALSFLSTLPIGPRVIVAAKYASTALAALGIAVFGVVAARMVALWGLPVVAAWSDLLLMGLISAAMALVLGGVYLLLFFRLGYAGAGTYTRIFIVVLAFAAVALVKANGNQPLLPGMLKAMAALQPLPPVALLALAAAVWYGCSFALAVRVFSRREPG, from the coding sequence GTGTGGGGCTTGATTTATAAGGACTTCTACCAGCAGGCCCGGAACCTCGGGATCATGATCGTGATCACCCTGGTCCTGGTCGTCTACGCGGCGGCGACCGGGGGCGGGGCCGGGGTCATAGCCGTCGTGGCGATCGTGGTGACCCTGAACTTCGTCCTCCGCAACGGTTACATTGAAGACCGCAACAATGCCCTGTCCTTCCTGTCCACCCTGCCCATCGGGCCGCGTGTGATCGTCGCGGCGAAGTACGCGTCCACGGCGCTGGCCGCCCTGGGGATCGCCGTTTTCGGTGTGGTCGCGGCGCGCATGGTCGCCCTTTGGGGCCTGCCGGTCGTCGCCGCCTGGAGTGACCTTCTGCTCATGGGCCTGATCAGCGCCGCTATGGCCCTGGTCCTGGGCGGGGTATACCTGCTCCTCTTTTTCCGGCTGGGGTACGCGGGCGCCGGCACCTACACCAGGATCTTCATCGTTGTCCTGGCCTTTGCCGCGGTGGCCCTCGTGAAAGCAAACGGGAACCAACCCCTGTTACCCGGCATGCTCAAGGCGATGGCGGCCCTGCAACCGTTGCCCCCCGTGGCGCTTCTGGCGCTGGCGGCTGCGGTCTGGTACGGGTGCTCCTTCGCCCTGGCGGTCCGTGTCTTCTCCCGGCGGGAACCGGGATAG